A single window of Halobacterium jilantaiense DNA harbors:
- the surE gene encoding 5'/3'-nucleotidase SurE codes for MSDSLSVLLTNDDGIDAPGIRALRDALADDGHDVTVVAPADEQSGSGQTRTFDVLDYEDRDDGGYAVHGTPADCVGVAVAGLDISPDVVVSGCNDGPNLGAHILARSGTVGAAMEAAFLGLPAVAVSMYDWEFDPAGGWEPEYENFDTAAETAADIVPDFVDGSLLPTADYLSVNAPAARHADDPVMRVTRPTREYELQANFTGDGVDVEDRFWYQFLDRDVPDPSGTDRYHCVDNEVSISPLTVPHSVADGATVGGLL; via the coding sequence ATGAGTGACTCGCTGTCCGTCCTTCTCACGAACGACGACGGCATCGACGCCCCGGGGATACGCGCCCTCCGCGATGCGCTCGCCGACGACGGCCACGACGTCACGGTGGTCGCGCCCGCCGACGAGCAGTCCGGCTCCGGGCAGACCCGGACCTTCGACGTGCTGGACTACGAGGACCGCGACGACGGCGGGTACGCGGTCCACGGCACGCCCGCCGACTGCGTCGGCGTCGCCGTCGCCGGCCTCGACATCTCGCCGGACGTCGTCGTCTCCGGCTGCAACGACGGCCCGAACCTCGGCGCGCACATCCTCGCACGCTCGGGCACTGTCGGCGCTGCGATGGAGGCCGCGTTCCTCGGGCTGCCCGCCGTCGCCGTCTCGATGTACGACTGGGAGTTCGACCCCGCTGGCGGCTGGGAGCCCGAGTACGAGAACTTCGACACCGCGGCCGAGACGGCCGCCGACATCGTCCCCGACTTCGTCGACGGCTCGCTGCTGCCGACCGCTGACTACCTCTCCGTGAACGCGCCCGCCGCCCGCCACGCCGACGACCCGGTCATGCGCGTCACCCGACCCACCCGCGAGTACGAACTGCAGGCGAACTTCACTGGCGACGGCGTCGACGTCGAGGACCGCTTCTGGTACCAGTTCCTCGATCGCGACGTCCCCGACCCCAGCGGCACCGACCGGTACCACTGCGTCGACAACGAAGTCTCCATCTCCCCGCTCACCGTCCCGCACTCCGTCGCCGACGGCGCGACCGTGGGCGGGCTGCTGTAG
- the glyA gene encoding serine hydroxymethyltransferase: MSYEEVREVDPAVADALAGERERQEDTLAMIASENHVSEAVMAAQSSELTNKYAEGYPGSRYYGGCEYADDVEELAIERAKELFGADHVNVQPHSGSSANMGVYFATLNPGDKILSLDLTHGGHLSHGHPANFAGQLYEVEQYEVDPETGRLDYEGLRELAEEFEPDMVVSGFSAYPREVEWERIQAAADAVGALHTADIAHITGLVAAGEHASPVGVADFVTGSTHKTIRAGRGGIIMCDDEYADDIDSAVFPGAQGGPLMHNIAGKAVGFHEALQPDFEEYAEQVVENAEVLGERLQEHGFSLVSGGTDTHLVLVDLRESHPDVSGGDVEEELEDVGIVLNANTVPDETRSAFDPSGIRIGAPALTTRGFDAEAMETVADCIARVVDNLGDEEVYADVAAEVDDLTDRFPLYE, encoded by the coding sequence ATGAGCTACGAGGAGGTCCGGGAGGTCGACCCGGCGGTAGCAGACGCACTCGCGGGCGAACGCGAGCGACAGGAGGACACGCTCGCGATGATTGCGAGCGAGAACCACGTCAGCGAGGCCGTCATGGCGGCCCAGTCCAGCGAACTCACGAACAAGTACGCCGAGGGCTACCCGGGCTCCCGGTACTACGGCGGCTGCGAGTACGCCGACGACGTCGAGGAACTCGCAATCGAGCGCGCGAAAGAGCTGTTCGGAGCCGACCACGTGAACGTCCAGCCCCACAGCGGGTCGTCGGCGAACATGGGCGTCTACTTCGCCACCCTGAATCCCGGCGACAAGATTCTCTCGCTGGACCTGACCCACGGTGGCCACCTGAGCCACGGCCACCCCGCGAACTTCGCGGGCCAGCTCTACGAGGTCGAGCAGTACGAGGTCGACCCGGAGACGGGTCGCCTCGACTACGAGGGCCTCCGCGAACTCGCCGAGGAGTTCGAGCCGGACATGGTCGTCTCCGGGTTCTCGGCGTACCCCCGGGAGGTCGAGTGGGAGCGCATCCAGGCGGCGGCGGACGCCGTCGGCGCGCTCCACACCGCCGACATCGCGCACATCACGGGGCTCGTCGCGGCGGGCGAGCACGCTTCGCCGGTCGGCGTCGCCGACTTCGTCACCGGCTCCACGCACAAGACCATCCGCGCGGGTCGCGGCGGCATCATCATGTGCGACGACGAGTACGCCGACGACATCGACTCCGCGGTCTTCCCGGGCGCACAGGGCGGCCCCCTGATGCACAACATTGCGGGGAAGGCGGTCGGCTTCCACGAGGCGCTCCAGCCCGACTTCGAGGAGTACGCCGAGCAGGTCGTCGAGAACGCCGAGGTGCTCGGCGAGCGACTCCAAGAACACGGCTTCTCGCTGGTCTCCGGCGGCACCGACACCCACCTCGTGCTCGTCGACCTCCGGGAGTCACACCCGGACGTCTCCGGCGGCGACGTCGAGGAGGAACTGGAGGACGTCGGCATCGTCCTGAACGCCAACACTGTCCCGGACGAGACCCGGTCGGCGTTCGACCCGTCGGGCATCCGAATCGGCGCACCCGCGCTCACCACGCGAGGCTTCGACGCCGAGGCGATGGAGACGGTCGCCGACTGCATCGCGCGCGTCGTCGACAACCTCGGCGACGAGGAGGTGTACGCCGACGTGGCGGCCGAGGTCGACGACCTCACCGACCGGTTCCCCCTGTACGAATGA
- a CDS encoding alpha/beta hydrolase family protein has protein sequence MSDSDPGAAATEFADRFAAEDAAAATEAAALLSETGREAVLDAFPEGVQFGELDAEDALEEFWYGLYGQYGGAEGVGDVTVDGDEVSVELVFADGSQRLDLRVADGEVSAFALPSEYEPPAYAEADAFTERDVTVDAGDVALDGTLAVPDGEGSFPGVVLVHGSGIHDSDGTAGESKILQDFAWGLATEGVAVLRYEKRLHDHDVDPEDYTLDTVVVDDAVAALDELADTDAVDEGALFVAGHSQGGLAAPRIADRHGNVAGVVSLDGPSETEPDPDDARHLRYFLEPDGDLDEDQEALLAQQQETARRLVDRDYEPDEVLRDKPGRWWDSVLGYNPGGLAESIDAPVFALKTGRADPEVQPELVEMHREMLDDWRDLDLGEAGRVEFYDGLGHYFQTGHEPSTMTHLQFADNVAEHAVLDVADWVRGVADT, from the coding sequence ATGTCTGACAGCGACCCCGGCGCGGCGGCCACCGAGTTCGCCGACCGATTCGCGGCCGAAGACGCGGCCGCCGCCACCGAGGCCGCCGCACTGCTCTCCGAGACCGGACGCGAGGCGGTCCTCGACGCGTTCCCGGAGGGGGTCCAGTTCGGCGAACTGGACGCGGAAGACGCCCTCGAAGAGTTCTGGTACGGGCTCTACGGCCAGTACGGCGGGGCCGAGGGCGTCGGCGACGTGACCGTCGACGGCGACGAGGTGTCCGTCGAACTGGTGTTCGCCGACGGCAGCCAGCGCCTCGACCTGCGCGTCGCCGACGGCGAGGTCTCCGCCTTCGCGCTCCCCAGCGAGTACGAACCACCGGCCTACGCCGAGGCCGACGCGTTCACCGAGCGCGACGTGACCGTAGACGCCGGCGACGTGGCCCTCGACGGCACGCTCGCGGTCCCCGACGGCGAGGGTTCGTTCCCCGGCGTGGTGCTCGTCCACGGGTCCGGAATCCACGACAGCGACGGGACCGCAGGAGAATCCAAGATTCTGCAGGACTTCGCGTGGGGGCTGGCGACCGAGGGCGTCGCCGTCCTCCGATACGAGAAGCGCCTGCACGACCACGACGTCGACCCAGAAGACTACACGCTCGACACCGTCGTTGTCGACGACGCGGTCGCCGCCCTCGACGAACTCGCGGACACCGACGCGGTCGACGAGGGCGCGCTGTTCGTCGCGGGCCACAGTCAGGGCGGGCTGGCCGCGCCCCGAATCGCCGACAGACACGGCAACGTCGCGGGCGTCGTGTCCCTCGATGGCCCGAGCGAAACGGAGCCCGACCCCGACGACGCCCGGCACCTCCGGTACTTCCTCGAACCGGACGGCGACCTCGACGAGGACCAGGAAGCCCTGCTGGCCCAGCAGCAGGAGACTGCCCGGCGGCTGGTCGACCGAGACTACGAGCCCGACGAGGTGCTCCGGGACAAGCCGGGTCGCTGGTGGGACAGCGTGCTGGGCTACAACCCGGGCGGACTCGCCGAATCCATCGACGCGCCGGTGTTCGCGCTGAAGACCGGGCGCGCCGACCCCGAGGTGCAGCCCGAGCTCGTCGAGATGCACCGTGAGATGCTGGACGACTGGCGCGACCTCGACCTCGGCGAGGCGGGACGCGTCGAGTTCTACGACGGCCTCGGGCACTACTTCCAGACGGGCCACGAGCCGTCGACGATGACGCACCTCCAGTTCGCGGACAACGTCGCCGAGCACGCCGTGCTGGACGTCGCCGACTGGGTCCGGGGCGTCGCCGACACCTGA
- a CDS encoding class I SAM-dependent methyltransferase: protein MPPEETPTVEAAYDRLAATYERQEDDPYCADFEFPAMTDLVPDVAGKRVLDAGCGHGRYAEWLADRGADVVAVDENAEMLDRAERRVGDRVALHRADITEPLAFADDGEFDGVVCGLSLHYVEDWREPFAEFARILAPGGFLAFSAQHPVDEYVAFEAEDYFAVERETMTWPAADGEVDVPFYRRPFAEAVNPLLETGFQLDELVEPTPSPTFEDEKPESYEKRLRYPTFLCIRASLSE from the coding sequence GTGCCGCCCGAGGAGACCCCGACGGTGGAGGCAGCGTACGACAGACTGGCGGCGACCTACGAGCGACAGGAGGACGACCCCTACTGCGCGGACTTCGAGTTCCCCGCCATGACGGACCTCGTGCCCGACGTGGCCGGGAAGCGCGTCCTCGACGCGGGCTGCGGCCACGGCCGGTACGCCGAGTGGCTGGCCGACCGCGGCGCGGACGTCGTCGCCGTCGACGAGAACGCCGAGATGCTGGACCGCGCGGAGCGGCGAGTCGGCGACCGGGTGGCGCTACACCGAGCGGACATCACGGAGCCGCTGGCGTTCGCCGACGACGGCGAGTTCGACGGCGTCGTCTGCGGGCTCTCGCTGCACTACGTCGAGGACTGGCGAGAGCCGTTCGCGGAGTTCGCTCGAATCCTCGCGCCGGGCGGGTTTCTCGCGTTCTCCGCCCAGCACCCGGTGGACGAGTACGTCGCGTTCGAGGCCGAGGACTACTTCGCGGTCGAGCGCGAGACGATGACGTGGCCGGCCGCCGACGGCGAGGTCGACGTACCGTTCTACCGCCGGCCGTTCGCCGAGGCCGTGAACCCGCTCCTCGAAACCGGGTTCCAACTCGACGAGCTGGTCGAACCGACGCCCAGCCCCACGTTCGAGGACGAGAAACCCGAATCGTACGAGAAGCGGCTGCGGTACCCGACGTTCCTCTGTATCAGGGCGTCACTCTCGGAGTAG
- a CDS encoding CHAT domain-containing protein has translation MTERERPAGGPTSDDATSLGTVTVPRTPAGVAAAVTHAAAAHDTTGVGRSLRANRSRPPAVEFGDRLAVPTAVAAETPETGIELRLPASLRSVFVGAPLAFYLGADVSVVDDATPRLLASATGVDRELGDLTSDVPDLLARAFWLDCLIREASTGAELAEGDALDALGLDPDRLVAQSPADRLAAYLDAPFERVADRLPEWHLAMHVAPTYDHATALPYLLDRLAFVFPPETASLDRQELVSRSLDDFYRGAPGPVASVEMLDPVDRPGRTQGWLADGTPVDAFKTQPVAYRNHDRYRAADRDGMSVAVVLNDRGMAGEHDAVADIYETRASDLPMDVSFHERLTRRELADLLADHHEFVHYIGHCEVEGLRCADGHLAASDLGETNVETFFLNACGSYHEGTALVEAGSVAGAVTLRKVLDEQAAKVGTAFARLLLAGFPIVAALRLARRRIRMGKDYAVVGDGTQTLAATDDRDARVAHVERLDDDRYRVAWEHQSLTRHGDGFTTPTPGDGRRRLCGNPSTTTTDGTSLASALADADAPVVLDGRFHWADEAAAVVDPSRHP, from the coding sequence GTGACCGAGCGGGAGCGACCGGCCGGGGGGCCTACCAGCGACGACGCGACCAGCCTCGGGACCGTCACGGTCCCGCGCACGCCGGCCGGCGTCGCAGCGGCCGTCACCCACGCCGCGGCCGCCCACGACACGACGGGAGTCGGTCGGAGCCTCCGAGCCAACCGGAGTCGGCCGCCGGCCGTCGAGTTCGGGGACCGTCTCGCCGTCCCCACCGCGGTCGCTGCCGAGACGCCCGAGACGGGCATCGAACTCCGGCTGCCGGCGTCGCTGCGGTCGGTGTTCGTCGGCGCACCGCTCGCGTTCTACCTCGGTGCCGACGTGTCGGTCGTCGACGACGCGACACCCCGACTGCTGGCGTCCGCGACGGGCGTCGACCGCGAACTCGGCGACCTGACTTCGGACGTCCCCGACCTCCTGGCCCGGGCGTTCTGGCTCGACTGCCTCATCCGGGAGGCGTCGACGGGTGCGGAACTCGCGGAGGGCGACGCGCTCGACGCTCTCGGGCTGGACCCCGACCGGCTCGTGGCGCAGTCGCCGGCGGACCGGCTCGCGGCGTACCTCGATGCGCCCTTCGAGCGCGTCGCCGACCGGTTGCCCGAGTGGCACCTCGCGATGCACGTCGCGCCGACCTACGACCACGCGACCGCGCTGCCGTATCTCCTCGACCGGCTCGCGTTCGTGTTCCCGCCGGAGACCGCGAGCCTCGACCGCCAGGAGCTCGTCTCGCGGTCGCTGGACGACTTCTACCGCGGGGCCCCCGGCCCCGTGGCGAGCGTGGAGATGCTCGACCCCGTCGACCGTCCCGGCCGCACTCAGGGCTGGCTCGCCGACGGCACGCCCGTCGACGCCTTCAAGACCCAGCCGGTGGCGTACCGGAACCACGACCGCTACCGCGCCGCCGACCGCGACGGCATGTCGGTCGCGGTGGTCCTCAACGACCGCGGAATGGCGGGCGAACACGACGCCGTCGCGGACATCTACGAGACGCGGGCGAGCGACCTGCCGATGGACGTCAGCTTCCACGAGCGGCTCACTCGGCGGGAGCTCGCAGACCTGCTCGCCGACCACCACGAGTTCGTCCACTACATCGGGCACTGCGAGGTCGAGGGGCTGCGCTGCGCGGACGGCCACCTCGCCGCCAGCGACCTCGGCGAGACGAACGTGGAGACGTTCTTCCTGAACGCGTGTGGCTCCTACCACGAGGGCACGGCGCTCGTCGAGGCCGGGAGCGTCGCGGGTGCCGTCACCCTCCGGAAGGTGCTCGACGAGCAGGCGGCGAAGGTCGGCACGGCGTTCGCGCGCCTCCTGCTCGCCGGCTTCCCCATCGTCGCCGCGCTCCGGCTCGCTCGCCGCCGCATCCGAATGGGGAAAGACTACGCTGTCGTCGGCGACGGTACGCAGACGCTGGCGGCGACGGACGACCGCGACGCCCGCGTCGCCCACGTCGAGCGCCTCGACGACGACCGCTACCGGGTGGCCTGGGAGCACCAGTCGCTCACTCGCCACGGCGACGGCTTCACCACGCCGACGCCCGGCGACGGCCGCCGTCGGCTCTGCGGGAACCCCAGCACGACCACCACGGACGGCACCAGTCTCGCCAGCGCGCTCGCGGACGCCGACGCGCCCGTGGTCCTCGACGGCCGGTTCCACTGGGCCGACGAGGCCGCCGCTGTCGTCGACCCCTCCCGTCACCCGTAA
- the tbsP gene encoding transcriptional regulator TbsP yields MTSNLLGTSVADVLDEVFGDDPAELFVVDPSARAVEALVDAANDYDGDLPSIRVLGDERTLKDVTGDFIVASNAANLVESGDLELRTFDGDGRSSMLVTQNRTVALVETGGLVAGLATDDDEFAGTAYDAATADWADAEAFTLRTPAIDRVRSSLDDDIGTEVGDDFDDVLASLETARGDGDGLDEVTISLLVAAKNRELLYDISKWGEDVGIASKATFSRTKTKLEDLGLIDTEKVPIDVGRPRLRLKLADDRLEDAPAGDFANVAESMLA; encoded by the coding sequence ATGACATCGAATCTACTCGGCACGTCCGTCGCTGACGTCCTCGACGAGGTGTTCGGCGACGACCCCGCCGAGCTCTTCGTCGTCGACCCGAGCGCGCGAGCAGTCGAAGCGCTCGTCGACGCGGCCAACGACTACGACGGCGACCTCCCCTCGATCCGCGTCCTCGGCGACGAGCGAACGCTGAAGGACGTGACGGGGGACTTCATCGTCGCGAGCAACGCCGCGAACCTCGTCGAGTCCGGCGACCTGGAGCTCCGGACGTTCGACGGTGACGGCCGCTCCTCGATGCTCGTCACCCAGAACCGAACGGTCGCGCTCGTCGAGACCGGCGGCCTCGTCGCCGGCCTCGCCACCGACGACGACGAGTTCGCGGGCACCGCGTACGACGCCGCGACCGCCGACTGGGCGGACGCCGAGGCGTTCACGCTTCGGACGCCCGCCATCGACCGCGTCCGGTCGTCGCTCGACGACGACATCGGCACCGAGGTCGGCGACGACTTCGACGACGTGCTGGCCTCGCTGGAGACCGCTCGCGGCGACGGCGACGGTCTCGACGAGGTCACCATCAGCCTGCTCGTCGCGGCGAAGAACCGCGAGCTGCTGTACGACATCAGCAAGTGGGGCGAGGACGTCGGTATCGCGTCGAAGGCGACGTTCTCCCGGACGAAGACCAAGCTCGAGGACCTCGGTCTCATCGACACCGAGAAAGTCCCCATCGACGTCGGCCGTCCGCGCCTCCGCCTGAAGCTCGCTGACGACCGGCTGGAGGACGCGCCGGCCGGCGACTTCGCGAACGTCGCGGAGTCGATGCTGGCGTAG
- a CDS encoding DUF7117 family protein — MDVRGERECKSCGTRWSYFETGSVECPSCGSLRSVGVGERKLHTDAGGDLDLTAARQAGADDVLDALEPAKEACREYCQSRGFVAGGDLLDLDDTYLAAQELRRAAVLLAGKLRVGEDEQRYVLALLNGADDGERPASEDVPASMWAARGLAYAAAVDAYRAALREHADGSVPDPEGGLLAQVRDHSKRVEALDGDVDPADSERLVAAVRAVADAYRGDDAGVERARTRLDALA, encoded by the coding sequence ATGGACGTGCGCGGCGAGCGCGAGTGCAAGTCGTGTGGGACGCGCTGGTCGTACTTCGAGACCGGGAGCGTCGAGTGCCCGAGTTGCGGGAGCCTCCGGAGCGTCGGCGTCGGCGAGCGCAAACTCCACACCGACGCGGGCGGCGACCTCGACCTGACCGCGGCCCGGCAGGCCGGCGCGGACGACGTGCTGGACGCCCTGGAACCGGCGAAGGAGGCCTGCCGCGAGTACTGCCAGTCCCGGGGGTTCGTCGCGGGCGGTGACCTGCTGGACTTAGACGACACCTACCTCGCCGCCCAGGAACTCCGGCGCGCGGCGGTCCTGCTCGCCGGGAAGCTCCGGGTCGGCGAGGACGAACAGCGGTACGTACTCGCCCTCCTGAACGGTGCAGACGACGGCGAGCGCCCGGCTTCGGAGGACGTGCCAGCGTCGATGTGGGCGGCCCGCGGGCTCGCGTACGCGGCGGCCGTCGACGCCTACCGGGCGGCGCTCCGCGAGCACGCCGACGGGAGCGTCCCCGACCCCGAAGGCGGGCTGCTGGCGCAGGTACGCGACCACAGCAAGCGCGTGGAGGCCCTCGACGGCGATGTCGACCCGGCGGACAGCGAGCGTCTCGTCGCCGCCGTGCGTGCGGTCGCGGACGCCTACCGCGGCGACGACGCCGGCGTCGAGCGAGCGCGCACGAGACTGGACGCGCTCGCCTGA
- a CDS encoding bifunctional methylenetetrahydrofolate dehydrogenase/methenyltetrahydrofolate cyclohydrolase has product MTELIDGEAVAAEVREDLSGAVATLEDAGVTPRLATVLMNDKQASETYVSMKQRDCEELGIAAEDVRIDADAPAEELFDAVADLNARDDVHGILVQDPTPDHVPDERVLSAVDPAKDVDGFHPENVGKLVAGNARFKPCTPHGIQKLLAHQGVDTEGAEVVVVGRSNIVGKPLANLLVQKADGGNATVTVCHSRTDDLAAHTRRADVVVAACGVPELVDGDMLSEGAVVIDVGINRVDADTEKGYELVGDVDFESAKARASAITPVPGGVGPMTRAMLLYNTLKAAGEQTGVDVTLP; this is encoded by the coding sequence ATGACTGAACTCATCGACGGAGAGGCCGTCGCCGCCGAGGTGCGCGAAGACCTCTCGGGGGCCGTCGCCACCCTCGAGGACGCCGGCGTCACCCCGCGGCTCGCGACGGTGCTGATGAACGACAAGCAGGCCAGCGAGACGTACGTCTCCATGAAACAGCGGGACTGCGAGGAGCTCGGCATCGCCGCCGAGGACGTCCGCATCGACGCGGACGCGCCCGCCGAGGAGCTGTTCGACGCCGTCGCCGACCTGAACGCCCGCGACGACGTCCACGGCATCCTCGTGCAGGACCCGACGCCCGACCACGTCCCCGACGAGCGCGTGCTGTCGGCTGTCGACCCCGCGAAGGACGTCGACGGCTTCCACCCCGAGAACGTCGGGAAGCTGGTCGCTGGGAACGCCCGATTCAAGCCCTGCACGCCCCACGGCATCCAGAAGCTGCTCGCCCACCAGGGCGTCGACACCGAGGGCGCGGAGGTCGTGGTCGTCGGGCGGTCGAACATCGTCGGGAAACCCCTCGCGAACCTCCTCGTGCAGAAGGCCGACGGCGGCAACGCCACGGTCACGGTCTGTCACAGCCGCACCGACGACCTCGCCGCCCACACCCGCCGCGCGGACGTCGTCGTCGCGGCCTGCGGCGTCCCCGAACTGGTCGACGGCGACATGCTCTCCGAGGGCGCGGTCGTCATCGACGTCGGCATCAACCGCGTCGACGCGGACACCGAGAAGGGCTACGAGCTCGTCGGCGACGTCGACTTCGAGAGCGCGAAAGCGCGAGCGAGCGCCATCACGCCCGTCCCCGGCGGCGTCGGCCCGATGACTCGCGCGATGCTGCTGTACAACACTCTGAAGGCCGCCGGCGAACAGACCGGCGTCGACGTCACGCTGCCCTGA
- a CDS encoding TM2 domain-containing protein produces the protein MKYCINCGADIDPNAELCLECGVNQTKPLTGGNGDRGAGEKYCLHCGELVDERAETCPDCRVEQRSLSNGSGDAERVAAGVLAVLLGSFGAHKFYQNNVALGLLYLCLCWTLVPAVVSFAEGVLMLFADERAYETKYADGGVLGSSVGG, from the coding sequence ATGAAGTACTGCATCAACTGCGGTGCGGACATCGACCCGAACGCCGAACTCTGCCTCGAGTGCGGCGTCAACCAGACCAAACCCCTCACCGGCGGGAACGGGGACCGCGGTGCCGGCGAGAAGTACTGTCTGCACTGCGGCGAACTCGTCGACGAGCGGGCCGAGACGTGTCCCGACTGTCGGGTCGAGCAGCGGTCGCTATCGAACGGCTCGGGGGACGCCGAACGGGTCGCCGCCGGCGTGCTCGCTGTCCTGCTCGGGAGCTTCGGCGCGCACAAGTTCTACCAAAACAACGTCGCGCTCGGTCTTCTCTACCTCTGTCTGTGCTGGACGCTCGTTCCGGCCGTCGTCTCGTTCGCCGAGGGTGTCCTGATGCTGTTCGCGGACGAGCGGGCGTACGAGACGAAGTACGCAGACGGCGGCGTTCTCGGGTCGTCGGTCGGTGGGTGA
- a CDS encoding YcaO-like family protein: MTVAVVGDGPAVDAVEAALADVDAPVEATDVAGVADADLGVVVGVAGAGGFRAANEAAREGGTPFVTVEVGGLGGRPLADVDAGVAVLSPGGPCFECLTGRVESTGQEPADSPSAARSTVRLAGAHAGRLAVDALRGEAAPGTVVELPHAERSVAPLPNCDCGERPDRDLRRGDEGRSLDAALRAGEALVDDRVGLVTAVGERESFPAPYYLASVSDTSGFSDAEAAQQAAGVDPDWNAAYMRAVGEGLERYSAGVYREADFETRPVDHEDAVAPAAFVRPDGESVAGSESLDWVRGEHLQTGGDALLPADRVVFPPPDDASGPAITTGLGLGNTGTEALLSGLYETVERDATMLAWYSTFEPLGLGVDSEAFAELRKHARAEDLTVTPLLCTQDVDVPVVAVAVHREDWPRFALGSAADLDPEAAATDALAEALQNWMELRAMGPDRASDESGAIGKYADFPREVEGFIDPDTTVPASDVSPAEAPEGTAELDGVLDALADAGLDAYAARITPRDVEQAGFEAVRVLVPDAQPLFVSEPFFGERAREVPRELGFQARLDRPFHPFP, from the coding sequence GTGACTGTCGCGGTGGTCGGCGACGGCCCCGCGGTCGACGCCGTGGAGGCCGCGCTCGCGGACGTGGACGCGCCTGTCGAGGCGACGGACGTGGCGGGCGTCGCGGACGCCGACCTCGGTGTGGTCGTCGGGGTCGCGGGCGCTGGCGGCTTCCGCGCCGCGAACGAGGCCGCTCGCGAGGGCGGGACGCCGTTCGTGACCGTCGAGGTGGGTGGACTCGGCGGCCGGCCGCTCGCGGACGTGGACGCCGGCGTCGCCGTCCTCTCGCCGGGGGGGCCGTGTTTCGAGTGTCTCACGGGCCGGGTGGAGTCGACCGGTCAGGAGCCCGCCGACTCGCCGTCCGCGGCCCGGTCGACGGTCCGGCTGGCGGGTGCCCACGCCGGCCGGCTCGCTGTCGACGCCCTCCGCGGCGAGGCCGCGCCGGGGACCGTCGTCGAACTCCCGCACGCCGAGCGGTCGGTCGCGCCGCTCCCGAACTGCGACTGCGGCGAGCGCCCCGACCGCGACCTGCGGCGGGGCGACGAGGGGCGGTCGCTGGACGCTGCGCTCCGGGCGGGCGAGGCGCTGGTCGACGACCGGGTCGGCCTCGTCACGGCCGTCGGCGAGCGCGAGTCGTTCCCGGCACCGTACTACCTCGCGAGCGTCAGCGACACCTCGGGGTTCAGCGACGCCGAGGCCGCCCAGCAGGCGGCCGGCGTCGACCCGGACTGGAACGCGGCCTACATGCGCGCCGTCGGTGAAGGCCTCGAGCGGTACAGCGCGGGCGTCTACCGCGAGGCCGACTTCGAGACCCGACCGGTCGACCACGAGGACGCCGTCGCTCCCGCGGCGTTCGTGCGGCCCGACGGTGAGTCCGTCGCTGGCTCCGAGTCGCTCGACTGGGTCCGTGGGGAACACTTGCAAACCGGGGGTGACGCACTCCTGCCCGCGGACCGCGTCGTCTTCCCGCCGCCCGACGACGCCTCGGGGCCCGCCATCACGACCGGGCTCGGCCTCGGAAACACCGGGACCGAGGCGCTGCTGTCCGGGCTGTACGAGACCGTCGAGCGGGACGCCACGATGCTCGCGTGGTACTCCACGTTCGAACCGCTCGGTCTCGGCGTCGACAGCGAGGCCTTCGCTGAACTCCGGAAACACGCCCGCGCGGAGGACCTCACCGTGACGCCGCTGCTCTGCACGCAGGACGTCGACGTGCCCGTCGTCGCCGTCGCCGTCCACCGCGAGGACTGGCCGCGGTTCGCGCTCGGCTCCGCCGCCGACCTCGACCCCGAGGCCGCCGCCACCGACGCGCTCGCCGAAGCCCTCCAGAACTGGATGGAGCTCCGCGCGATGGGGCCCGACCGCGCCAGCGACGAGAGCGGAGCCATCGGCAAGTACGCCGACTTCCCCCGCGAGGTCGAGGGGTTCATCGACCCCGACACGACCGTTCCCGCCAGCGACGTCAGCCCGGCAGAGGCACCCGAGGGCACCGCCGAACTCGACGGCGTCCTCGACGCGCTCGCGGACGCCGGCCTCGACGCCTACGCCGCCCGCATCACCCCCCGCGACGTTGAACAGGCGGGCTTCGAGGCCGTTCGCGTGCTGGTCCCGGACGCCCAGCCGCTGTTCGTCTCCGAGCCGTTCTTCGGGGAGCGAGCCCGCGAGGTTCCGCGAGAACTCGGCTTCCAGGCGCGACTCGACAGGCCGTTCCACCCGTTCCCCTGA